A part of Numenius arquata chromosome 2, bNumArq3.hap1.1, whole genome shotgun sequence genomic DNA contains:
- the LOC141476063 gene encoding solute carrier organic anion transporter family member 1C1-like isoform X2, which produces MKTGRHHLWGFLLPEAEDIIMEISSKENTHFFSNNAILPVDRSSFKSESSASKEKQSCCGGIKIFLGALSFVYFAKALSGSYLKSTITQIERRFDIPSSLVGVIDGSFEIGNLLIIVLVSYFGAKLHRPRIIGAGCLIMSAGTFLIAMPQFFMGRYRYERFPSTINSTVSISPCLQDKSQTPLSALEKSHAKINAGCEKEPGSSMWIYVLLGNLLRGIGETPIQPLGITYIDDYAIEENAALYIGCVQTVAIIGPIFGFLLGSLCAKLYVDIGFVDLDSITITHKDTQWVGAWWLGYLIAGAISVLAGIPFWFLPKHLPKPESRKDSSTSSEQSKFITEDNKEQHKSYQQQVKIAEMAKDFLPSLKNLFGNPVYSLYLCASIIQFNSLIGMVTYKPKYIEQQYGQTSSKTNFVIGLINIPAVAFGIFSGGLIMKKFRINVLGAAKLSLGSSFFGYLLLLLLFAMGCENSEVAGLTVSYHGTKWTTDYEQALFSECNSGCLCSKTDWDPICGENGVTYISACLAGCQASNGSGKNTVFFNCSCVGTLESPSQSSSAVVGPCQKGNECPKMFLYFLVVSVITSYTLSVGGTPGYILLLRCIKPHLKSFALGIYTLAIRVLAGIPAPVYFGVAIDTTCLKWGSKRCGGRGACRLYNSSALRYVYLGLTLVLGTVSIFFSVAVLWVLRKRSSPQEETLSANRERGTCGTKSRKHNFVNSDHLIQATYWPEKETRL; this is translated from the exons ATGAAAACTGGTAGGCACCATCTCTGGGGATTTCTGCTGCCAG AAGCAGA GGATATCATCATGGAGATTTCATCAaaagaaaatactcattttttctCAAACAACGCAATCCTGCCTGTGGACCGATCTTCATTCAAATCTGAATCTTCTGCCTCCAAGGAAAAGCAGTCATGTTGTGGAGGTATAAAG ATATTTCTTGGTGCAttgtcttttgtttattttgctaaAGCACTGTCAGGAAGTTATCTAAAAAGTACTATCACACAAATAGAAAGAAGATTTGATATCCCATCCTCTTTGGTTGGCGTTATTGATGGCAGTTTTGAAATTG GGAACCTCCTAATCATAGTTCTTGTAAGCTACTTTGGAGCGAAGCTTCACAGGCCAAGAATAATTGGAGCAGGCTGCTTAATTATGTCAGCTGGAACATTCCTAATTGCAATGCCCCAGTTCTTCATGGGACG ATATCGGTATGAAAGATTCCCTTCCACCATCAACTCGACTGTTAGCATCTCTCCATGTCTGCAGGATAAAAGCCAAACTCCACTCTCAGCCTTGGAAAAATCTCACgcaaaaataaatgcag GATGTGAAAAAGAACCAGGTTCTTCCATGTGGATctatgttttgctgggaaatctTTTGCGTGGAATAGGTGAAACTCCTATCCAGCCTCTAGGAATTACATACATTGATGATTATGCCATTGAAGAGAACGCTGCCTTATACATTG GCTGCGTACAGACAGTTGCAATTATAGGGCCAATATTTGGCTTTCTTCTAGGATCTCTGTGTGCCAAACTTTATGTTGACATTGGCTTTGTAGATCTGG ACAGTATAACGATAACTCACAAGGACACGCAGTGGGTGGGAGCCTGGTGGCTGGGTTACTTAATAGCAGGTGCAATTAGCGTTCTGGCTGGCATCCCCTTCTGGTTCCTGCCAAAGCACCTCCCAAAGCCAGAGAGCAGAAAGGACTCCAGTACCTCTTCTGAGCAGTCAAAGTTCATCACTGAAGATAACAAGGAGCAACACAAATCTTACCAACAACAGGTGAAGATTGCTGAGATGGCAAAAG ACTTCTTGCCATCACTGAAGAACCTCTTTGGGAATCCAGTTTACTCTCTGTATTTGTGTGCAAGTATCATTCAGTTCAATTCCTTAATTGGCATGGTTACATATAAGCCAAAGTATATTGAACAACAATATGGGCAAACATCTTCAAAAACTAATTTTGTTATAG GTCTTATCAACATTCCTGCTGTGGCCTTTGGCATATTCTCTGGGGGACTGATCATGAAAAAATTCAGAATCAATGTTTTAGGGGCTGCAAAACTCTCCCTGGGATCATCTTTCTTTGGTTACCTTTTGCTCCTCTTGTTATTTGCAATGGGCTGTGAGAACTCGGAAGTGGCTGGACTGACTGTGTCATACCACGG aactaAATGGACCACTGATTACGAGCAAGCCCTGTTTTCGGAGTGTAACTCAGGCTGCCTGTGTTCCAAGACCGATTGGGACCCCATCTGCGGGGAAAATGGAGTTACCTACATTTCTGCTTGTCTCGCTGGCTGCCAGGCATCCAATGGCAGTGGGAAAAACACT gttttttttaactgcagctgTGTGGGAACATTGGAATCGCCTTCACAAAGCTCCTCAGCTGTGGTGGGACCATGTCAAAAAGGAAATGAGTGtccaaaaatgtttctgtattttctagTAGTATCAGTTATCACTTCATATACTTTGTCAGTAGGTGGCACACCCGGATACATACTGCTCCTAAG atgcaTTAAACCACACTTGAAATCATTTGCACTTGGTATCTACACCCTGGCAATAAGAGTACTTG CGGGAATTCCAGCCCCAGTGTATTTTGGAGTAGCTATAGATACCACTTGCCTGAAATGGGGAAGCAAAAGATGTGGGGGAAGAGGAGCGTGCAGACTCTACAACTCCAGTGCACTGAG GTATGTGTACCTGGGGCTGACTTTGGTGTTGGGCACGGTGtccattttcttcagtgttgCTGTCCTTTGGGTTCTACGGAAAAGGTCTTCTCCACAAGAAGAGACCCTCTCAGCCAACAGGGAGAGAGGCACCTGTGGGACCAAGAGCAGGAAACATAATTTTGTCAATAGTGACCATTTAATTCAGGCAACTTACTGGCCAGAAAAGGAGACTAGACTTTAG
- the LOC141476063 gene encoding solute carrier organic anion transporter family member 1C1-like isoform X1 — MEISSKENTHFFSNNAILPVDRSSFKSESSASKEKQSCCGGIKIFLGALSFVYFAKALSGSYLKSTITQIERRFDIPSSLVGVIDGSFEIGNLLIIVLVSYFGAKLHRPRIIGAGCLIMSAGTFLIAMPQFFMGRYRYERFPSTINSTVSISPCLQDKSQTPLSALEKSHAKINAGCVQTVAIIGPIFGFLLGSLCAKLYVDIGFVDLDSITITHKDTQWVGAWWLGYLIAGAISVLAGIPFWFLPKHLPKPESRKDSSTSSEQSKFITEDNKEQHKSYQQQVKIAEMAKDFLPSLKNLFGNPVYSLYLCASIIQFNSLIGMVTYKPKYIEQQYGQTSSKTNFVIGLINIPAVAFGIFSGGLIMKKFRINVLGAAKLSLGSSFFGYLLLLLLFAMGCENSEVAGLTVSYHGTKWTTDYEQALFSECNSGCLCSKTDWDPICGENGVTYISACLAGCQASNGSGKNTVFFNCSCVGTLESPSQSSSAVVGPCQKGNECPKMFLYFLVVSVITSYTLSVGGTPGYILLLRCIKPHLKSFALGIYTLAIRVLAGIPAPVYFGVAIDTTCLKWGSKRCGGRGACRLYNSSALRYVYLGLTLVLGTVSIFFSVAVLWVLRKRSSPQEETLSANRERGTCGTKSRKHNFVNSDHLIQATYWPEKETRL, encoded by the exons ATGGAGATTTCATCAaaagaaaatactcattttttctCAAACAACGCAATCCTGCCTGTGGACCGATCTTCATTCAAATCTGAATCTTCTGCCTCCAAGGAAAAGCAGTCATGTTGTGGAGGTATAAAG ATATTTCTTGGTGCAttgtcttttgtttattttgctaaAGCACTGTCAGGAAGTTATCTAAAAAGTACTATCACACAAATAGAAAGAAGATTTGATATCCCATCCTCTTTGGTTGGCGTTATTGATGGCAGTTTTGAAATTG GGAACCTCCTAATCATAGTTCTTGTAAGCTACTTTGGAGCGAAGCTTCACAGGCCAAGAATAATTGGAGCAGGCTGCTTAATTATGTCAGCTGGAACATTCCTAATTGCAATGCCCCAGTTCTTCATGGGACG ATATCGGTATGAAAGATTCCCTTCCACCATCAACTCGACTGTTAGCATCTCTCCATGTCTGCAGGATAAAAGCCAAACTCCACTCTCAGCCTTGGAAAAATCTCACgcaaaaataaatgcag GCTGCGTACAGACAGTTGCAATTATAGGGCCAATATTTGGCTTTCTTCTAGGATCTCTGTGTGCCAAACTTTATGTTGACATTGGCTTTGTAGATCTGG ACAGTATAACGATAACTCACAAGGACACGCAGTGGGTGGGAGCCTGGTGGCTGGGTTACTTAATAGCAGGTGCAATTAGCGTTCTGGCTGGCATCCCCTTCTGGTTCCTGCCAAAGCACCTCCCAAAGCCAGAGAGCAGAAAGGACTCCAGTACCTCTTCTGAGCAGTCAAAGTTCATCACTGAAGATAACAAGGAGCAACACAAATCTTACCAACAACAGGTGAAGATTGCTGAGATGGCAAAAG ACTTCTTGCCATCACTGAAGAACCTCTTTGGGAATCCAGTTTACTCTCTGTATTTGTGTGCAAGTATCATTCAGTTCAATTCCTTAATTGGCATGGTTACATATAAGCCAAAGTATATTGAACAACAATATGGGCAAACATCTTCAAAAACTAATTTTGTTATAG GTCTTATCAACATTCCTGCTGTGGCCTTTGGCATATTCTCTGGGGGACTGATCATGAAAAAATTCAGAATCAATGTTTTAGGGGCTGCAAAACTCTCCCTGGGATCATCTTTCTTTGGTTACCTTTTGCTCCTCTTGTTATTTGCAATGGGCTGTGAGAACTCGGAAGTGGCTGGACTGACTGTGTCATACCACGG aactaAATGGACCACTGATTACGAGCAAGCCCTGTTTTCGGAGTGTAACTCAGGCTGCCTGTGTTCCAAGACCGATTGGGACCCCATCTGCGGGGAAAATGGAGTTACCTACATTTCTGCTTGTCTCGCTGGCTGCCAGGCATCCAATGGCAGTGGGAAAAACACT gttttttttaactgcagctgTGTGGGAACATTGGAATCGCCTTCACAAAGCTCCTCAGCTGTGGTGGGACCATGTCAAAAAGGAAATGAGTGtccaaaaatgtttctgtattttctagTAGTATCAGTTATCACTTCATATACTTTGTCAGTAGGTGGCACACCCGGATACATACTGCTCCTAAG atgcaTTAAACCACACTTGAAATCATTTGCACTTGGTATCTACACCCTGGCAATAAGAGTACTTG CGGGAATTCCAGCCCCAGTGTATTTTGGAGTAGCTATAGATACCACTTGCCTGAAATGGGGAAGCAAAAGATGTGGGGGAAGAGGAGCGTGCAGACTCTACAACTCCAGTGCACTGAG GTATGTGTACCTGGGGCTGACTTTGGTGTTGGGCACGGTGtccattttcttcagtgttgCTGTCCTTTGGGTTCTACGGAAAAGGTCTTCTCCACAAGAAGAGACCCTCTCAGCCAACAGGGAGAGAGGCACCTGTGGGACCAAGAGCAGGAAACATAATTTTGTCAATAGTGACCATTTAATTCAGGCAACTTACTGGCCAGAAAAGGAGACTAGACTTTAG